Proteins from a single region of Roseofilum capinflatum BLCC-M114:
- a CDS encoding metallophosphoesterase family protein, translating into MARFLHLSDVHLGFDRYDNADRTKDFFFAFQDALEKYAIAESVDFVIIAGDLFEHRQILPATLNQAQIGLELLQKANIPVLAIEGNHDNLPYGTRTSWLRYLADSGLLILLEPNADQAYDRWTPETQQGGYIDLPCDVRVIGSRWYGASAPKAIAQLAESIQKLPTPPTYQIMLFHHGLEGQISRYSGALKYEELQPLKDAGIDYLALGHIHKQYTAEGWIFNPGSTEANSIAEGQDQNPRGVYLVTLEEGEIQADLKRDYYQRPIVRLKLKVNKEQTQEEVEEAAVEKVSKEKDKMRGAIVELRIEGQLGFNRLDINVRQLRQKLHEKSEALIFLLKYEVTGTEYESPFPKGGDPPKREEIEQQVFEDLLSANTNYQHQAEPLAKGLRVLKQQVLDSEHPSVLYQFVEQLLTEKE; encoded by the coding sequence ATGGCTCGATTTTTACATCTGTCTGATGTTCATCTAGGATTCGATCGCTACGATAATGCCGATCGCACGAAGGATTTCTTTTTTGCGTTTCAGGATGCTCTGGAGAAATATGCGATCGCCGAATCTGTGGATTTTGTCATCATTGCGGGAGACTTATTCGAGCATCGCCAAATTCTACCGGCAACCCTGAACCAGGCTCAGATTGGCTTAGAATTGCTGCAAAAGGCTAATATTCCGGTGTTGGCGATCGAGGGCAATCATGATAACCTCCCCTATGGCACTAGAACCAGTTGGTTGCGCTATTTAGCCGATAGTGGGTTGCTGATTTTACTCGAACCCAATGCTGACCAAGCTTACGATCGCTGGACTCCGGAAACACAGCAGGGAGGCTATATCGATCTGCCTTGTGATGTTAGGGTGATTGGATCTCGCTGGTATGGTGCATCTGCTCCGAAGGCGATCGCTCAGTTGGCAGAGTCGATTCAAAAGTTGCCCACTCCCCCCACCTATCAAATCATGTTATTTCACCATGGTTTAGAGGGGCAAATTTCGCGCTATTCGGGGGCACTCAAATATGAGGAGTTACAACCGCTCAAGGATGCGGGAATTGATTATTTGGCGTTGGGCCATATTCATAAACAGTATACGGCCGAAGGATGGATTTTTAATCCTGGCTCTACGGAAGCCAATAGTATTGCCGAAGGGCAGGATCAAAACCCTAGAGGTGTGTATTTAGTTACTCTGGAGGAGGGGGAAATTCAGGCTGATTTAAAGCGAGACTATTATCAGCGACCGATTGTCCGCCTTAAGTTAAAGGTGAATAAGGAGCAAACGCAAGAGGAAGTTGAAGAAGCGGCGGTGGAGAAGGTGAGTAAGGAAAAAGACAAGATGAGGGGGGCGATCGTTGAACTGCGAATTGAGGGACAATTGGGATTTAATCGCTTAGATATTAATGTGCGTCAATTACGGCAAAAATTACATGAAAAAAGTGAAGCGCTGATTTTCTTGCTCAAATATGAAGTCACCGGAACGGAATATGAAAGTCCTTTCCCCAAAGGTGGAGACCCCCCAAAACGGGAAGAGATTGAACAACAAGTTTTTGAGGATTTACTCAGCGCCAATACCAATTATCAGCATCAAGCCGAACCTCTAGCCAAAGGCTTAAGAGTGCTAAAACAACAGGTTTTAGACAGCGAACATCCCTCTGTTCTCTATCAGTTTGTCGAGCAATTATTGACAGAGAAAGAGTAG
- a CDS encoding PEP-CTERM sorting domain-containing protein, whose translation MKSSQVFAAIMPRIAGAIATTTTLSLLSMTSAAQAFTIGGHLNGAEFDDLGLDIPWAAESRIGRVGDHELNIHDHTNSSQNRVQANYDSWVSGEAVDFSLAFDSLLNTLTYTVAGIELSKTEIFEDNFSDLYIRTSARKEGTSMVVDNLFLSDETMSSAIGAFSSASCSSGVGCGYVDADYLHIGNIVGDFTLTGQSTMTWLEGAKPNNSNLAYQIKLVEGDPGVSVPEPATLSLFSLGLVGLLAGRKRRQS comes from the coding sequence ATGAAATCCTCTCAAGTTTTTGCAGCGATAATGCCCCGCATCGCTGGCGCGATCGCCACTACCACCACCTTAAGCTTACTCTCTATGACCAGCGCCGCCCAAGCCTTCACCATTGGCGGCCATCTCAATGGAGCTGAATTTGACGACTTAGGTTTAGACATTCCCTGGGCAGCAGAAAGCCGCATTGGTCGTGTAGGAGACCATGAACTGAATATTCACGACCATACCAACAGTTCCCAAAATCGGGTGCAAGCCAACTATGATAGTTGGGTAAGTGGTGAAGCGGTTGATTTTTCCTTAGCCTTTGACAGTCTGCTCAATACCCTCACCTATACCGTCGCTGGTATTGAACTGAGCAAAACCGAGATCTTCGAGGATAATTTTTCCGACCTCTACATCCGCACCAGCGCTCGCAAGGAAGGAACCAGTATGGTGGTGGATAACTTATTCTTGAGTGATGAAACCATGTCATCCGCTATTGGCGCTTTCTCTAGCGCCTCTTGTTCAAGTGGAGTCGGTTGTGGCTACGTTGATGCTGACTATCTTCACATCGGCAATATCGTCGGTGACTTTACCCTCACAGGACAATCAACCATGACTTGGTTAGAAGGCGCGAAACCCAATAATTCTAATCTCGCCTATCAGATTAAATTGGTTGAAGGAGATCCAGGGGTTTCTGTTCCAGAACCCGCTACCTTGTCTCTGTTCTCTCTCGGTTTAGTGGGTTTGTTGGCTGGTCGCAAACGCCGTCAATCTTAA
- a CDS encoding family 10 glycosylhydrolase — MTSPFLRPYKFNLWLALFLLLSPILGTLTQVKPGSAAVNAHCQLSNQERQAKEQARQAALSGNPEAQQRYQALVQQHTAQLQNCRARTWPQTQAIWLRLYPCDLFNGNLDRVMDEIVNKGYNEVYIEAFFNGQVLLPANDNPTPWPSVVRLQGQENADLLALAIEKARERGLRAYAWLFSMNFGYNYSLLGDRQQALARNGNNQTSLSVHDAKDTGYDLTGGDSQNVFIDPYHPQAKRDYYYLVNSILKRQPDGMLFDYIRYPRLTGPASVATKVQDLWIYGPASQQALYQRATNNQGQYIIQAYISKGYITIDDLQAAKQRYPQEGQPLWQGRNTPQGSLSLRQQQNRLQQELWLLSVAHALQGVIDFLVLASAPAQRQGLPTGAVFFPDANKVVGKGYDSRLQPWDRFPASMEWHPMSYGVCGGTECITEQVERVLSMAAQNVQVKPVLAGQWGRDYRNRPSLEAQMRDLQRWQGRISAISHFAFSWQEPQIDRQRRSCRQSSS; from the coding sequence ATGACTTCTCCCTTCTTGAGACCTTACAAGTTCAATCTTTGGCTGGCCTTATTTCTGCTTCTCTCCCCCATTTTAGGAACCCTGACCCAGGTCAAACCCGGCTCTGCGGCTGTCAATGCCCACTGTCAGTTATCCAATCAAGAGCGGCAAGCAAAAGAACAGGCACGCCAAGCCGCCCTGAGTGGAAATCCTGAAGCCCAACAGCGCTATCAAGCTTTAGTTCAACAACATACCGCCCAACTGCAAAATTGCCGCGCCCGCACTTGGCCCCAAACCCAAGCCATTTGGCTGCGCCTCTATCCCTGTGATTTATTTAACGGAAACTTAGATCGGGTGATGGATGAGATTGTCAATAAGGGCTATAACGAGGTCTATATTGAAGCCTTTTTTAACGGTCAGGTTCTCTTACCCGCCAACGATAATCCCACCCCTTGGCCCTCTGTAGTTCGGCTTCAGGGGCAGGAAAATGCTGATTTGTTAGCCCTAGCCATTGAGAAAGCTAGAGAACGGGGGTTACGGGCTTATGCCTGGCTCTTTTCCATGAACTTTGGTTATAACTATAGTTTGTTGGGCGATCGCCAACAAGCCCTAGCCCGCAACGGCAACAACCAAACCAGCCTCTCCGTTCATGACGCAAAAGACACCGGCTACGATCTCACCGGAGGCGACAGCCAGAATGTATTTATCGATCCCTATCATCCCCAAGCCAAACGAGATTATTATTATTTAGTCAACTCCATCCTCAAACGTCAGCCTGATGGGATGCTCTTTGACTATATTCGCTATCCTCGGCTCACCGGCCCCGCTTCCGTCGCCACCAAAGTCCAAGATTTATGGATTTATGGCCCCGCCTCCCAACAGGCGCTCTATCAACGGGCCACGAATAACCAGGGTCAATACATCATTCAAGCCTATATCAGCAAAGGATACATTACCATTGACGATCTGCAAGCCGCCAAGCAGCGCTATCCCCAAGAAGGGCAACCCCTGTGGCAAGGTCGCAATACTCCCCAAGGCTCCCTCAGTTTAAGACAACAGCAAAACCGCCTACAACAGGAACTCTGGTTACTCAGTGTTGCCCATGCTCTGCAAGGGGTGATCGATTTTCTGGTTCTCGCCAGTGCCCCGGCTCAACGGCAAGGGTTACCCACCGGAGCGGTCTTTTTCCCTGATGCTAACAAAGTAGTGGGCAAAGGTTATGATTCCCGCCTGCAACCTTGGGACAGATTCCCCGCCTCTATGGAATGGCATCCCATGTCCTACGGTGTTTGTGGCGGAACCGAGTGTATTACCGAACAGGTGGAGCGGGTGTTAAGTATGGCGGCTCAAAATGTGCAAGTTAAGCCCGTCTTAGCCGGACAATGGGGACGAGATTACAGAAATCGTCCCTCTTTAGAAGCTCAGATGCGTGATTTGCAACGGTGGCAGGGCCGCATTTCAGCCATTAGTCATTTTGCTTTTTCTTGGCAAGAACCGCAAATCGATCGCCAACGGCGCTCCTGTCGGCAATCCTCGTCATAA
- a CDS encoding CHAT domain-containing tetratricopeptide repeat protein, which produces MSFNRLTPTRFRLWLFAVLLGILLAIGGEKLFAPIPFAPHRPHAEPLAWGVESSPEAMEMFREGMKHYTQGTATGLREALKSWEVALKLSQESENTAQEIIILNWMGLTYRELGEFDQAFSLYNQLLPRTASRPQTEASVLLSLAQVHTKLSNTQEALDMYNQALGVWRSVNFQTGEAATLNNIGVVYTELGDYNQALATYNRALELVKELGNSKSIAATLNNIGGTYSDLERYSQALIYYQDALELWQEEEDLRGKASTFNNIGFVYAKLDKLDNALATYVNALPLWEKLGDRAGKASTLNNLGYVYAQQGDLELALTYYNQALELRRQVGDRPKEALTLYSIAQAQRQHGDLELAQTTIESALTLIEDLRTRVSAQDLRSTFFASKQEYYEFYIDLLMELHRNNPDRGYDAQALEAKERASGRSLLDLLTEAKIDLHTGVDPALVAQETDLREQLSALEERKLRLLRNHYQADLAAQLDREIEELLLTYRDVRARIRATSPHYANLTQPQPLTVAQMQQQVVDRDTTLITYALGKERSTVWVLNSNGLHSAQLPSREAIEKAAAEFREAVIAPTLRIRRRRTEGAAHILSTMILDPIAPYLEGERLAIISDGGLQYIPWAAIAAPASVNTYTPLIVDYELVTLPSASSLGQLRQDIAQRQPAPKTLAILADPVFSPQDNRLKLETQPAENFLPPELERSAREAGLIFDRLPFTQAEAEEILALLPPEQTTQGFGFQASKAIATSPDISQYRILHFATHGLLNSITPELSGLVLSLLNPEGEAIDGFLRLHEIYNLDLRAELVVLSACETGLGKAVRGEGLIGLTRGFLYAGAARAIVSLWQVDDRATAQLMIHLYQNMLQNNLSPAAALRAAQLELWNSEEYQLPYFWAAFTLQGEWQPSKGL; this is translated from the coding sequence ATGAGTTTCAATCGCTTAACTCCAACCCGTTTCAGGCTGTGGCTCTTCGCTGTCCTATTGGGCATACTTTTGGCAATTGGGGGCGAAAAACTTTTCGCCCCAATTCCGTTCGCTCCTCACCGTCCCCATGCAGAACCCCTAGCCTGGGGGGTGGAAAGTTCCCCAGAAGCTATGGAGATGTTCCGAGAAGGGATGAAACACTATACCCAAGGAACAGCCACGGGACTGCGGGAGGCGCTGAAGTCTTGGGAAGTGGCACTCAAGCTTTCGCAAGAGAGTGAAAATACTGCCCAGGAAATCATCATCCTCAATTGGATGGGGTTAACCTATCGCGAGTTGGGGGAGTTTGACCAAGCATTCTCCCTTTATAACCAGCTTTTACCGAGAACGGCTAGTCGTCCCCAAACCGAAGCCAGTGTGCTGTTGTCCTTGGCGCAGGTGCATACAAAGCTCTCTAACACCCAAGAGGCTTTGGATATGTATAATCAGGCGTTGGGGGTTTGGCGCAGTGTCAATTTCCAAACGGGAGAGGCGGCGACGTTGAATAATATTGGTGTCGTCTATACGGAGTTGGGGGACTATAACCAGGCGCTTGCTACCTACAACCGCGCTTTGGAGTTAGTGAAGGAGTTGGGCAATTCAAAATCGATCGCCGCAACGTTAAATAATATTGGTGGAACTTATAGCGATTTGGAGCGCTATTCCCAAGCTTTGATTTACTATCAGGATGCCCTGGAACTGTGGCAAGAGGAGGAGGATCTAAGGGGAAAGGCGAGTACGTTTAATAATATTGGCTTTGTCTATGCGAAGTTGGATAAGCTCGATAATGCTTTAGCAACTTATGTGAATGCGCTGCCGTTATGGGAAAAATTGGGCGATCGCGCCGGAAAAGCGAGTACCTTAAATAATCTGGGCTATGTTTATGCCCAACAAGGCGATTTAGAGTTAGCCCTAACTTACTATAACCAGGCTCTGGAATTACGGCGACAGGTGGGCGATCGCCCCAAGGAAGCCCTGACACTCTATTCTATTGCCCAAGCGCAGCGCCAACACGGGGATCTCGAACTGGCTCAAACGACTATAGAAAGCGCCCTTACCTTGATCGAGGATCTGCGAACCCGCGTCAGTGCCCAGGATCTCAGAAGCACATTTTTTGCCAGCAAGCAAGAGTATTATGAGTTTTATATCGATCTGCTCATGGAGCTTCATCGAAATAACCCCGATCGCGGATATGATGCTCAAGCTTTAGAAGCCAAAGAACGAGCCAGTGGGCGATCGCTCCTGGACTTGCTCACAGAAGCTAAAATTGACTTGCATACGGGAGTCGATCCGGCACTGGTTGCACAAGAAACAGACCTCAGAGAGCAACTATCCGCCCTAGAAGAGCGAAAACTTAGGCTGCTGCGAAACCATTATCAAGCCGATCTAGCGGCACAACTCGATCGAGAAATAGAAGAGTTATTACTCACTTACCGCGATGTTCGCGCTCGTATCCGTGCCACCAGTCCCCACTACGCCAACCTCACCCAACCCCAACCCCTGACTGTGGCGCAGATGCAACAGCAAGTCGTGGATCGGGATACGACTCTCATCACCTATGCTCTGGGAAAAGAGCGCAGCACTGTATGGGTTTTAAATTCTAATGGTTTGCATAGTGCCCAACTGCCGAGCCGAGAGGCGATCGAAAAAGCTGCCGCCGAGTTTCGGGAAGCGGTGATTGCTCCCACCCTCAGAATTCGCCGACGACGCACAGAAGGAGCAGCGCACATCCTCAGCACCATGATTTTAGACCCCATTGCTCCCTATCTGGAGGGGGAACGGCTGGCAATTATCAGTGATGGGGGACTACAATACATTCCTTGGGCGGCGATCGCTGCTCCGGCTTCTGTAAATACCTATACCCCTCTGATTGTTGATTATGAACTCGTCACCCTTCCCAGTGCCTCTAGTCTCGGTCAACTCAGGCAGGATATTGCCCAACGCCAACCCGCCCCCAAAACCCTAGCGATCCTTGCCGATCCGGTGTTTAGTCCCCAAGACAACCGGCTTAAACTTGAAACTCAACCCGCAGAAAATTTTTTACCACCAGAGTTAGAGCGATCGGCTAGAGAAGCGGGACTCATTTTCGATCGCCTCCCCTTTACCCAAGCAGAAGCTGAAGAAATTCTCGCCCTATTGCCCCCAGAACAAACAACCCAAGGCTTTGGGTTCCAAGCGTCTAAGGCGATCGCTACCAGTCCCGACATCAGCCAATATCGCATCCTCCACTTTGCCACCCATGGACTGCTCAACAGTATCACCCCGGAACTCTCCGGCTTAGTTCTTTCTCTGCTCAACCCCGAAGGAGAGGCGATCGACGGTTTTCTCCGTCTCCACGAGATCTATAACCTCGATCTTCGCGCTGAACTCGTGGTTCTCAGCGCCTGCGAAACGGGACTCGGAAAAGCGGTTCGGGGTGAAGGCTTAATTGGACTGACTAGAGGCTTCCTCTATGCGGGTGCGGCACGGGCGATCGTTAGTCTCTGGCAAGTCGATGACCGCGCCACCGCCCAACTGATGATTCACCTGTATCAAAACATGCTGCAAAACAACCTCTCGCCCGCCGCCGCTCTCCGAGCTGCCCAGCTAGAACTTTGGAATAGCGAAGAATACCAACTGCCTTACTTCTGGGCAGCTTTCACCCTCCAGGGAGAATGGCAACCTTCAAAGGGACTATAA